The genomic window AGAGCGACTATAAAACAAAATCCCTTCAGCCTCCATCCGTTTTTAACGTATAGTTATCAAAGGAAGAGACTGAAGGGATTTTTTATATTTATAAACGACCTAAAAGCTACTCCTCACGCTGCTTTTTCCATTCCTCCGCACACTCTTCCAAGGCCTTATACCAAGCCTGGCCGAACTTACGGATCAAGGGCTCCTTGAGGAACTTATAAACCGGCAATTGCTCTTTCTTTCCTAAGATCTCCGCTGCCTTACAAACGCTCCAGCGATGATAGTTCACGGCCTTGAAATCCCGATACTGAGTGACACGTATCGGGTAAAGATGGCAAGAAACAGGCTTATAGAAATCTGTCTTACCTTCCCGGTATGCTTTCTCGATAGCGCATTTACAAGTACCATCGGCGTCGTAACAGGTAAAGACACAATCTTTGCCGTTCACGATAGAGGTAACCGTATCGCCTTCCTCATCGATATAAGCTACGCCTTGCTTATGAATGACCTCTTGAGCTTTCGGGGATAAATCATCCCAAATGATGGGTAATACTTTCTGGAGCTTCGCCAACTCCGAATCCTCTAATGGAGCGCCGGAATCTCCTTCCACGCAGCACTCCCCCTTACATTTGGAAAGATCACATAAAAAATAACGCTCAATAACGTCAAGACTTACTAAAGTGTCATCTATCTGGATCATAAGATGCGCCTAGCTCTTATTTAATCAATGACTTACCAGTCATCTCCTTCGGCTGTTTCAAGCCCAAGATATGAAGGATTGAAGGAGCCACATCGGCCAAGATACCATCCTCTACTTTAGCGTCCTTGTTGGCTGTCACATAAACGAATGGAACAGGGTTCAAGGAATGAGCCGTATTCGGAGTGCCATCCTCGTTCAAGGCGTGATCCGCATTACCATGGTCAGCAATGATGATTACCTCATAGTCGTTGGCTTTAGCGGCCTCAACCGTATCGTGCAAGCAAGCGTCGATCGTTACAACCGCTTTCTCGATCGCTTTGTAGATCCCCGTATGGCCTACCATATCACCGTTGGCGTAGTTCACTACGATGAAATCGAATTTCTTCGTATTGATAGCATCCACCAATTTATCTTTCACCTCGAAAGCGCTCATTTCCGGTTTTAAGTCGTAAGTAGCCACTTTAGGAGAAGGGACCAAGATACGCTCCTCGCTATCGAACGGAGTCTCACGGCCACCGTTGAAGAAGAAAGTCACGTGAGCGTATTTCTCTGTCTCGGCGATATGCAACTGAGTCTTACCTACGTTTGCCAAGAACTCACCCAGCGTATTATTTACGTTCTCTTTGTCGAACAAGATATGAACACCCTTGAAGCTAGCGTCATACGGAGTCATACAGAAATATTGCAAGCCAGGGATCGTATGCATACCGGCCTC from Parabacteroides distasonis ATCC 8503 includes these protein-coding regions:
- a CDS encoding DUF3109 family protein: MIQIDDTLVSLDVIERYFLCDLSKCKGECCVEGDSGAPLEDSELAKLQKVLPIIWDDLSPKAQEVIHKQGVAYIDEEGDTVTSIVNGKDCVFTCYDADGTCKCAIEKAYREGKTDFYKPVSCHLYPIRVTQYRDFKAVNYHRWSVCKAAEILGKKEQLPVYKFLKEPLIRKFGQAWYKALEECAEEWKKQREE